The stretch of DNA aactgcaaagtcaaaaaaccgtatggtgaaaactggatggaaccgtacgcacatatggttctgtacggttcccattgactcccatgtaaaaaaaaaaaaaattatataccgtatttttcgccgtataagacgtcctttttcttccccaaaactggggggaaaatgtcggtgcgtcttattcggcgaatacacccctattgcggcggtccctgcggccatcaacggccgggacccgcggctaatacaggacatcaccgatcgcggtgatgccctgtattaacccttcagatgcggcgatcaaagctgaccaccgcgtctgaagcgaaagtgacgctaacccggctgttcgatcgggctgttcgggaccgccgcgatttcaccgcggcggtcctgaacagcccgactgaatagccgggttagtgcttacaggacaccgggagggaccttacctgcctcctcggtgtcttctccgttcagggatcccctgtatggccggcgctctccttcctcgtcgtcgcgtacgtgcgtcggcgtgcgtaacaacgtgatagcggcgacggagagcaaggatgcccggccggcagcagagacgttccaaagCGACGGGgtcacggcgacagcgatggagcaacatccagggcagcggtgacgggtccggagcggcggggacacgtgagtattacctcctgtgcagtggtcttcaatctgcggacctacagatgttgcaaaactacaactcccagcatgcccggacagccaacggctgtccgggcatgctgggagttgtagttttgcaacatctggaggtccgccggttgaagaccactattgggttctaaatctttattttttttcgattttgcacctataaattgggtgcgtcttatacgccggtgcgttctATAGGGCGAataatacggtgtgtgtgtgtgtgtgtgtgtgtgtgtgtatatatatatatgtatatagtgtgtgtgtgtgtgtgtatataaaataatgtttCTATTTTATAGCTTAATCAGCTAAGCAAACCACCAACTGTGGCTGCACCATCAGCATTTGGGGGTCAGCAGTCTGGATCATTTGGAAGTCTACAGCAGACTAGTTTTGGGACCTCAAGTAAGTACTCACACTGGGCATGCGAACACCGCTTTATTCCTCATTCTTTAAACTACAAAGCAATGTTCCCTCTATTCATTACTCATTTAGCTGTAATGCGTTTAACATAGAAACTTCGAAAATGATGACAAAACACAGTAATAAATGCAGCAGTTAGGAGTTAAATATCTCATTCAGATGTGCCACATTTGTATGTTATTCACATTTGTCTCCTGTAAAGAATTTCTTTTTATTCTTTGCATGTAGGACAGACCAGAAATGTCTCTGGATAGCTTTATCGTACTTCCTGTAGTGAGGTTTCTGGTCTTCACAGATTTTCTGTTGTGATAGTTTACCATATAAATAGGCTGTGAAATATGTGGCAGAAATGCTGAGGGTAGTTTTGGGTTTCTGctacatacagtgcatagtgaaagtattcggcccccttgaacttttcgaccttttgccacatttcaggcttcaaacataaagatataaaactgtaattttttgtgaagaatcaacaataagtcggacacaatcatgaagtggaacgaaatttattggatatttcacacttttaacaaataaaaaactgaaaaattgggcgtgcaaaattattcagcccccttaagttaatactttgtagcgccaccttttggtgcgattacagctgtaagtcgcttggggtatgtctctatcagttttgcacatcgagagactgacatttttgcCCAATCCTCCTTGTAAatcagctggagctcagtgaggttggatggagtgCGTTtgtaaacagctggagctcagtgaggttggatggagagcttttgtgaacagcagttttcagttctttccacagattctcgattggattcaggtctggactttgacttggccattctaacacctggatacgtttatttgtgaaccattccattgtagattttgctttatgttttggatcattgtcttgttggaagacaaatctccatcccagtctcaggtcttttgcagactccagcaggttttcttccagaatggtcctgtatttggctccatccatcttcccatcaattttaaccatcttccctgtccctgctgaagaaaagcaggcccaaaccatgatgctgccaccaccatgtttgacagtaggGATTGtgagttcagggtgatgagctgtgttgcttttacgccaaacataacattttgcattgttgccaaaaagttcgattttggtttcatctgaccagagcaccttcttccacatgtttggtgtgtctcccaggtggcttgtggcaaactttaaaccagggatgtggaaatcctatcgcccgacgcccgggacatgtagttccgggcgttgggcaggtgaattcttcatagatttagccctgtatcgggcaagcagggagagaccgacttcccccttatttttctttaaggccggtgtgaggtgcaggagctgatgcaagtctgcacctcacaccgacgCTCAGATTGTATGTAGGGGCCGTTGCCCTCAGCTGACCACAGAGCCCAAGCTCGCACGTTTGCATGacataattaagccacgcccccttatctacctctcccggaggatggaggacgcagctctacattacacaagaagacacagcagggggagagcgaggacgtacacagctcctcccctgctctgtctccacaggacctaatctaccactgggaggttgcaagtttgcacggggaaaacacagagcgggggggggggggggggagagagaggagagagagcgtccggtgtgaggtgagattttcaaacccatgcaaCCTCACACCTGCCGGCGGTCTTTATTGTGGGTGAAAAGAGAGTTCATGCGGCCTAGCTGCTATTGCGCCTGgaatacagctctgatgtccgctCATGGctagctcaggtgaggaggcagagaatgcaggcggcggtggcaggaagggtggttgtatatgtatggtgtgtgtgtgtgtatgtgtgatgtatgtaatgtatgatggggttgcagcggcaggtgtatgtatgatgtgtgcatatgtatggtgtgtatgtgtatatatgatgtgtgtatgatgtctgcgtGTGTATGATGTAGGGGTgggcagcaggtgtatgtatgatgtgtgcatatgtatggtgtgagtgtatgtgtgatgtgtatgatgtatctgtgatgtgtgtatgtaatgtatgatgtggggggggcagtggcaggtgtgtgtgtgtgtgtgtgtatgtatgatgtggggggggcagtggcaggtgtgtgtgtgtgtatgtatgtatgtatgatatggggtcagtggccggtgtatgtatgatatgtgtattcatgaatgttttgtataggggcGGACTggcacgtcgggcattagggcagtgccCAAGGGCTCGTGGGGGGGGACGCTGCTGTCtgttgtgctatctaattttatttatttttagtggcttctggccacccgcactaaattgcaccaccagaatcccaaacccttcatactcaccctccgaccaagagccccacggatgcacgcaaacactcctgaaccaaaactacaactcccagcatattgcaccataacctaaactgtagaactataaagtgtaacatgctgggagttgtagttttgggtcgggtcagctgcagagccataggctgcatcagggcatgctgggtgttgtagttactaactgcaattcccagtattccttgacacagcctatggctctggagctgacacaaaccaaaactacaactcccagcatgttacacaataaccttaactgtactactatacagtgcaacatgctgcaacacccacacaaccataggctattatcaggccatgctgggagttgtagttatatagtaactaaatgcaacataATGACaaataaattagagtaaataaaatgcagcacataaactggagaagcagaacccccccccccagtaacacagctttgttcagtgttttccaatcaaaagactccttcaaaaataaacataagtggtatcactacatgtggaaatgtccagactattaaaatataatgttaattaaaccgtacggtgaatggtgtaaatgtaaaaaatagtccagaattgctcatttttggtcacttcatatgagaaatttttcataaggtgatcaaaaagttacaactagacttttctgggcttgtctcgggcgtaaaaggagctatctacagctctcccgccgccaGTATcccggcatgctgcgatcaccgtggccgctattaaaccattaggtcaccgctgtcaaagttgacagcagtgtctaaagggatcttatatccatccctggtggtttagtggggtggatcgtactattttggttgacattattttatctaccaggacgagttgattttcttgagggacaagtagattgtgttccgctttactcccttggacaagtgttttttttgttttgtttttttatttccacacccctgtttaaacaacactttttatggatatctttaagaaatggctttcttcttgcctctcttccataaaggccagattgtgcagtatacgactgattgttgtcctatggacagagtctcccacctcagctgtagatctctgcagttcatccagagtgatcatgggtctcttggctgcatctctgatcagtcttctccttgtatgagcggaaagtttagagggacgaccaggtcttcgtagatttgcagtggtctgatactccttccatttcaattttatcgcttgcacagtgcttcctgggatgtttaaagcttgggaaatctttttgtatccaaatccggctttaaacttctccacaacagtatctgggacctgcctggtgtgttccttgttcttcatgatgttctctacgctttaaacggacctctgagactatcacagtgcaagtgcatttatcatcattagtcatttaggtcaacattggatcattcagagatcctcactgaacttctggagagagtttgctgcactgaaagtaaaggggctgaataatttgaaaatatccaataaatttcgttccacttcgtgattgtgtcccacttgttgattcttcaccaaaaattacagttttatatctttatgtttgaagcctgaaatgtggcaaaaggtcgaaaagctCAAGGGGGCCAAATACTTCGCTATGCACTGTATTAAAGACTGTTTTAATCGCAATCATGGTCCCGCTGGTACCCAAACTCCCCCCACACCCGATCTCAAGATAAGATCAGTCTCCCGTTAGAACGGAGCAATCACAAGTACATTACTCTATCTCTGGAAGTTCCTATAGAGAGTGACTGGAGGTTGCAGTGAGTCCCAGAGGTTAGATCTCCTGCTATCAGACTGTTTACccccttttatttttacttttatttttttgatggaGGATAACTTCTTGTGATGGGGAAAACCCCAATAACATTATCTTCTGGCACGTCATTAGGCAACCAGAGACGTTCGTTACACACACGTAGCTatgtcatatttatttattttagtaaaaattattgagatacctttttttttttttccttaggcATGTCCTCTGACAAACCAGTTGCGGCGTCCTCCTTCAGTTTTAAGCCAGAGTCCCACACTGCTGCTCCAAATGCTGGGGCCAGCTCTAGTTTTCCCTCCAGCGCTCCTATGTTCAGTAGtcagccatcatttggatttggCAACAAAGGGCCTGTATCTGCTGCTTCATTCTCTTTTGCACCAACTACTACACCGGGTGACGCAGCTTCAACTGCCCCTAGCATGGCTGCATCTGGTCCTGCTTCAGCGGTGTCCTCTGGTTTTGGAAGAATGATGGCTGGAGGCTTTGGAAGCAGTGTTGGCGCAGCACCAGGTTTTGGAGGGCCTCCTAGTGCTGCTGGCTTTGGGGGATTTTCAAGTTCTACAAAGACATCTGGCTTTGGGGCAGTGCCTACAGGAGCCATCAGTGTTTCTACACCAGGGACATCATTATTTGGGCAAGGTGTCACAGGAAGCAGTGTGTCAAGTGCTGTTGGTACCTCTGCAGCGGACTCCGTATTATCCACTGCATTGTTTACACCTCGAAGTGAGCTTTCACAAGAAGACCTCCTTCAGTTTGAATCGAGGACATTCACACTAGGAAAAGTTCCCTTGGTGTCGCCACCAGCAGATCTCCTAACTATAAAATAAATCTGTATGTgcttcccttttttttctccctatttATCACTGTGGAATTTACCAATATTTTTAGCTGGTACAGACAGTAAAATGTTTACACTCTGGGCTAACAGAGGTGTtcttatactttaaaggggtcctccggtgggaatttttatttttttatttttaaatcatctggtgccagaaagtgaaacagatttgtaaattacttctattaaaaaatctttacccttccagtactcttaagcagctgtatgctatagaggaaattattttctttttgaaaaattttttttttgtcttttccacagtgctctctgctgacacctctggccatgtcaggaactgtccagagcagcaaaggtttgctatggggattttctcctgctgtggacaaatcctgatacgggcatcaggtgtcagcagacagcactgtgaataagacaaaaaaattaattaaaaaagaaaagaatttcctccatagcatacagctgcttaaaagtactggaagggtatagatttttttttttatagaagtcatttacaaatctgtttaattttctggcaccagttgactttaaaaaaaaaaaacttttttttttttttttttgtaaatcaactggtgccagaaaattaaacagatttgtaaatttacatctattaaaaaaatcttaatctttccagcacttattagctgctgaatactacagaggaaattattttctttttggaacacagagctctctgctgacatcacgagcacagtgctctctgctgacatctctgtccattttaggaactgtccagagcagcgtatatttgctatggggattttctcctattctggac from Hyla sarda isolate aHylSar1 chromosome 5, aHylSar1.hap1, whole genome shotgun sequence encodes:
- the NUP42 gene encoding nucleoporin NUP42 — protein: MTVCSFFLQGRCKFGDRCWNEHTRDGRQPGQNRYQPQSSSWNASGQRHGQPPTISKNLTWTRENDRGSYGSGSGDNRSRTSKPTAPSGFFSSQNRFSGLANQEHAKDSGQDKEDSLLADIQNDMETWESSGQWLLSVYCVLKEQRHLSGFADISPEELRLECYTALKEGKFQNYVNSVQQLVNQWKQRVRDVMNMNPSSNAALLNQLSKPPTVAAPSAFGGQQSGSFGSLQQTSFGTSSMSSDKPVAASSFSFKPESHTAAPNAGASSSFPSSAPMFSSQPSFGFGNKGPVSAASFSFAPTTTPGDAASTAPSMAASGPASAVSSGFGRMMAGGFGSSVGAAPGFGGPPSAAGFGGFSSSTKTSGFGAVPTGAISVSTPGTSLFGQGVTGSSVSSAVGTSAADSVLSTALFTPRSELSQEDLLQFESRTFTLGKVPLVSPPADLLTIK